From the genome of Sulfurovum sp. NBC37-1, one region includes:
- a CDS encoding nitrite/sulfite reductase translates to MEVLQKALEARSKKVNKVEATKSLKNPLEVYAKLEEIAAAGYEGLAKEDSAYFLKCFGLFDKGEDFMLRVRIPSGQLTHEQALRIGEVAQTYANDYIDISTRMQVVLRYIQIENIAKVLHALKEVGLSTFQTGADNTRNTVSDPLDGLAYDNIIETKPIVDRLEKQFIENPEWISTLPRKFNTGILGSLSNSCNIFGHDCCFVLAQKEGRFGFNVYLGARVGVQAKDADLFVTADEVPEFYTALLSVFKRYGYRDNRNKNRLHFLLSDVGVPAFIEAVKEEAGKNYAEAGVTMVQSQNIAMGSNKILLKDNTYAYKVIVPSGIFSGTDMIEAAKSAQTYGSGHLRLSYDQNLFLVNIPQEELTGLEASPLVAKYAAFNNLYFQDMIACAGTHTCSFGVIPNKPDAIEMAHFLNSEVSITNAQVRMNWSACPKGCGIHGIADIGFEGCKAKDEEGNRVDGVHIFIGGKITRRAKEAHVLHKSLPITEAKHHVKYLLKIYADYKERSETFEAFETRFFSHNYSYQAISFFTKINYVLREKLGLDVMFELEKEPASGRKEEYELFTFGLKLFKLLTGEKRFEAVDGLSPTLARPRKIKRDEVSRLNPAVPPKLSEVIYNMTHENKSERAQVFSELLVALKEV, encoded by the coding sequence ATGGAAGTATTGCAAAAAGCACTCGAAGCCAGATCAAAAAAAGTCAACAAGGTAGAGGCTACCAAATCATTAAAGAATCCTTTGGAGGTCTATGCCAAACTTGAAGAGATCGCAGCTGCCGGGTATGAAGGCCTGGCCAAGGAAGACTCTGCCTACTTCCTGAAATGTTTCGGCCTCTTTGACAAGGGTGAGGATTTCATGCTGAGGGTGCGTATTCCTTCCGGCCAACTTACCCATGAACAGGCACTGCGGATCGGTGAAGTTGCACAAACCTATGCCAATGACTATATAGATATCTCCACGCGTATGCAGGTCGTATTGCGCTATATTCAGATAGAGAACATTGCCAAAGTACTTCATGCACTCAAAGAGGTGGGGCTTAGCACATTTCAGACAGGTGCGGACAATACACGAAATACTGTTTCTGACCCTCTTGACGGGCTTGCTTACGATAATATCATTGAAACCAAACCCATTGTAGACAGACTCGAAAAGCAATTTATAGAAAATCCTGAATGGATCTCCACCCTGCCCCGTAAGTTCAATACCGGGATACTCGGTTCACTCTCCAATTCCTGTAATATCTTCGGGCATGACTGCTGTTTTGTCCTTGCCCAAAAAGAGGGACGGTTCGGCTTTAATGTCTATTTGGGAGCCAGGGTCGGTGTACAGGCGAAAGATGCCGATCTATTCGTTACCGCAGATGAAGTTCCCGAATTTTACACGGCTCTGCTGAGTGTATTTAAAAGATACGGCTACCGCGACAACCGGAACAAGAACCGCCTGCACTTCCTCCTGAGTGACGTGGGTGTCCCTGCCTTCATAGAGGCAGTGAAAGAGGAAGCAGGCAAAAATTATGCCGAGGCCGGCGTGACTATGGTACAGTCCCAGAACATTGCCATGGGCTCCAACAAAATACTGCTCAAAGACAATACCTATGCCTACAAGGTCATTGTGCCTTCCGGTATCTTCAGTGGTACCGATATGATCGAAGCAGCCAAAAGTGCGCAAACTTACGGAAGTGGACACCTGCGGCTTAGCTATGACCAGAACCTCTTTCTTGTCAACATACCGCAGGAGGAACTGACCGGGCTTGAAGCGAGTCCGCTCGTTGCAAAATATGCAGCATTCAACAACCTCTATTTTCAGGATATGATCGCCTGTGCCGGTACCCATACCTGCAGCTTCGGCGTCATCCCCAACAAACCCGACGCTATAGAGATGGCACACTTCCTCAACTCTGAAGTGTCCATCACAAATGCACAGGTACGCATGAACTGGTCAGCCTGCCCCAAAGGCTGCGGCATACACGGCATCGCCGATATCGGATTTGAAGGATGCAAGGCCAAAGATGAAGAGGGAAACAGAGTTGACGGTGTGCACATCTTCATAGGCGGGAAGATTACCCGCAGGGCGAAAGAGGCTCATGTCCTGCATAAATCACTTCCGATCACAGAAGCGAAACATCATGTAAAGTATCTGCTCAAAATATACGCCGACTACAAAGAACGCAGCGAAACCTTCGAAGCGTTCGAGACACGTTTTTTCAGCCATAATTACAGCTATCAGGCGATCTCATTCTTTACCAAGATCAACTACGTCCTTCGTGAGAAGCTCGGCCTGGATGTGATGTTCGAACTTGAAAAAGAGCCGGCAAGTGGCAGAAAAGAGGAGTATGAGCTCTTCACTTTCGGCCTGAAACTCTTCAAGCTCCTTACCGGAGAGAAGCGTTTTGAAGCGGTTGACGGACTTTCACCAACCCTGGCACGCCCGAGAAAGATCAAACGTGACGAAGTCAGCAGACTCAATCCGGCGGTCCCACCTAAACTCTCTGAAGTCATCTACAACATGACGCATGAGAACAAAAGTGAACGTGCGCAGGTATTCTCGGAACTGCTTGTAGCATTGAAGGAGGTATAA
- a CDS encoding DmsC/YnfH family molybdoenzyme membrane anchor subunit: MAAEPLTKHTPLESFINHKNETGMQCGNYSIDIPDLKPGEQYRFHFDATACVGCHCCEVACNEQNANPDEIKWRRVGEMEMGAFPDTLQLFNSMSCNHCIDPECLRGCPTESYIKLDNGIVWHDDPSCIGCQYCTWNCPYEVPVFNPDRGIVTKCHMCVDKLEAGQTPACVQACPGGAIEIEAVNVEQWVAEDMAKEGVAPHLPNIDITKPTTRYTLPEIPEGEEIRPADEHLLHPAHPELPLVFMTVLTQVSVGAFLALFLGQMLFTLGFNLPKPNLAMAILVFLPAAIGLPLSALHLGRPAKAMSAMKNWKTSWLSREAIALGAYTGLATMVAGLYFLEIKGFLLLLVEAITLAIGLFGIYAQSMIYRIKARPSWNRKSTTKRFFGSGYVGFLLIAMVLLISNGAQGAMVLLAITLLAGMGQALVILEEVMFYRHLDKGDELYYQYNRTRTLLQEHFGKVKKFRIYSLAVFALALPLLAITFTASGLVSLAIATLAIATIGALLSELAGRYLFYRTIVPLGLAGNFFAGNQRH; the protein is encoded by the coding sequence ATGGCAGCAGAACCCTTAACAAAACACACACCATTGGAAAGCTTCATCAACCACAAGAACGAGACCGGTATGCAGTGCGGAAATTACTCCATTGACATTCCTGACCTCAAACCCGGAGAACAGTACCGCTTTCACTTCGATGCCACTGCCTGTGTAGGTTGTCACTGCTGTGAAGTGGCCTGCAACGAACAAAATGCCAATCCTGATGAGATCAAGTGGAGACGTGTTGGAGAAATGGAGATGGGGGCATTCCCCGATACCCTGCAGCTTTTCAACTCCATGAGCTGTAACCACTGCATCGATCCTGAATGTCTGCGCGGCTGTCCGACAGAGAGCTACATCAAACTCGATAACGGGATCGTCTGGCACGATGACCCTTCGTGCATCGGCTGTCAGTACTGTACCTGGAACTGCCCGTACGAAGTACCTGTCTTCAACCCTGACCGGGGTATCGTAACCAAATGCCATATGTGCGTGGACAAACTCGAAGCCGGTCAGACCCCTGCCTGTGTGCAGGCCTGCCCGGGCGGTGCCATCGAAATAGAAGCAGTGAATGTGGAACAGTGGGTTGCTGAAGATATGGCCAAAGAAGGAGTGGCTCCCCACCTGCCGAACATAGATATTACCAAACCTACCACACGATACACACTGCCTGAAATCCCCGAGGGCGAAGAGATACGCCCGGCAGACGAACATCTCCTGCACCCGGCACATCCTGAACTGCCGCTTGTTTTCATGACGGTACTCACACAGGTTTCGGTAGGTGCTTTTTTGGCGCTTTTTTTGGGACAGATGCTCTTTACCTTGGGATTCAATCTGCCAAAGCCCAATCTGGCAATGGCGATCCTGGTATTTTTACCGGCAGCCATCGGCCTGCCCCTTTCTGCCCTGCACCTGGGACGTCCTGCCAAAGCGATGTCCGCCATGAAGAACTGGAAGACTTCCTGGCTTTCACGCGAAGCTATTGCCCTGGGAGCCTATACCGGCCTGGCAACCATGGTAGCGGGATTGTACTTTTTGGAGATCAAAGGCTTCCTGCTGCTTCTCGTTGAAGCGATTACTTTAGCCATAGGCCTTTTCGGTATTTATGCACAGTCGATGATCTACCGTATCAAAGCACGCCCGAGCTGGAACAGGAAGTCCACTACCAAAAGGTTCTTTGGTTCCGGCTATGTCGGCTTTCTCCTCATTGCGATGGTACTGCTCATCTCCAACGGTGCACAGGGGGCCATGGTACTGCTTGCCATTACGCTGCTTGCCGGAATGGGGCAGGCACTGGTCATTCTCGAAGAAGTTATGTTTTACCGACATTTGGACAAGGGAGATGAACTTTACTACCAGTACAATAGAACCAGAACCCTCCTTCAGGAACATTTTGGCAAGGTAAAGAAATTCAGAATCTACTCACTTGCTGTCTTTGCCCTGGCACTGCCACTGCTTGCTATTACGTTCACAGCCAGCGGATTGGTCAGCTTGGCGATCGCAACATTGGCTATAGCGACCATAGGTGCATTGCTGAGTGAACTTGCAGGACGCTACCTTTTCTACCGTACCATAGTGCCGTTGGGACTGGCAGGGAACTTCTTTGCGGGGAATCAACGCCATTAG
- a CDS encoding ATP-binding response regulator encodes MKKSFILTASSTLLFANDASAGEGNTFLYLLLSLLLVLLFVFLFFVKRIQFGKAKKAEDSEKSRTNPELLEAYRIETKKIKIENQPFRLSGLLHILTNKISKTLKEQRHHLHYDVDSKVGRYIVGDNDYIEQVLETLLQSAIALSTDSEIVLNISRSKQNFIVFDVTNEKGLIPKALCREYLDAKNVSDQRSGEINTFVKARKIAEAMGGSLTLSSSKRLGTHYTFKIPYIPDKDNRSHQEKLKKFLEGKRALFIGKTKYDTKRVQYIFRTYGIKISDMKLEDFEKKKPDFEKYNMAIVRSSDLTAKHIAFFKKIYQNPKSEFKIIVIHELFEPENKIALSKPIAHAELFNPAIIGDVEEILYQIFILESKAVKGINNMEVFDSETFVLNGNRSVREEDLKRFSGAHIAVAEDSKVDQRIIRNILSKAEGASLFFVDNGLDMIKLLDEKDIDIIFTDINMPLLDGLTMTKRIRSNPKWKNIPIISISSMAFKHEIRSMVLAGMNATISKPITAQEVYRALDRFLKVTPAMQERSLKKEKKQSVYTGYNRNVLDVQKGLEEVGEKQQYMEILLETMETLKGSTKQMSKMIYDDEYHALKSYVRTLSTLYKNIHANEMVKMLDELTQYFSESKKIYLMEYAALYQKNWMNLQKEVNRFVVFVTKEDK; translated from the coding sequence ATGAAAAAAAGTTTTATTTTGACTGCATCAAGTACACTGCTTTTTGCCAACGATGCATCTGCAGGAGAGGGGAATACATTTTTGTATCTGCTGCTCTCTCTGCTTCTGGTTCTTTTGTTCGTTTTTCTTTTTTTTGTAAAACGTATACAGTTCGGAAAAGCAAAAAAGGCAGAGGATAGTGAGAAGAGCCGTACGAATCCGGAGTTGCTTGAAGCATATCGTATTGAGACCAAAAAGATCAAGATAGAGAATCAGCCGTTCAGGCTGAGCGGCCTGCTGCATATTCTGACAAACAAGATCAGCAAAACACTCAAAGAGCAGAGACATCATCTTCACTACGATGTGGACAGTAAAGTGGGCAGGTATATTGTCGGTGACAATGATTATATTGAGCAGGTACTCGAAACGCTTCTTCAGAGTGCTATTGCACTTAGTACTGATTCAGAGATTGTTCTGAATATATCGAGATCGAAACAGAATTTCATTGTGTTTGATGTTACTAATGAGAAGGGGCTCATACCCAAAGCACTCTGCCGGGAGTATCTTGATGCCAAAAATGTTTCTGATCAGAGGAGCGGGGAGATAAATACCTTTGTCAAAGCCAGGAAGATTGCTGAAGCTATGGGGGGATCCCTTACACTAAGCAGTAGCAAACGCTTGGGAACACACTACACTTTCAAAATTCCATACATCCCGGACAAAGACAATAGAAGTCACCAGGAAAAACTAAAAAAATTTCTTGAGGGGAAACGGGCCCTTTTTATCGGGAAGACAAAGTATGATACCAAGCGGGTGCAATACATTTTTAGGACCTACGGTATCAAGATAAGTGACATGAAACTCGAAGATTTTGAAAAGAAGAAACCTGATTTTGAGAAATACAATATGGCTATTGTCCGGTCCTCGGACCTCACTGCAAAACATATTGCTTTTTTCAAAAAAATCTATCAAAATCCGAAGAGTGAATTTAAGATCATTGTTATACATGAACTATTTGAACCGGAAAATAAAATCGCTCTTAGTAAACCGATCGCACATGCGGAACTCTTCAATCCTGCCATCATTGGGGATGTAGAAGAGATACTCTACCAAATATTCATTCTTGAGAGCAAGGCAGTCAAAGGGATCAACAATATGGAGGTATTTGATTCTGAGACATTTGTACTCAATGGAAACAGATCGGTCCGGGAAGAAGATTTGAAAAGATTCAGTGGCGCGCATATTGCCGTGGCGGAAGACAGCAAAGTTGATCAGCGGATCATTCGAAACATACTCAGTAAGGCAGAAGGAGCTTCTCTTTTCTTTGTCGATAACGGGCTCGATATGATCAAACTGCTTGATGAGAAGGATATCGATATTATTTTTACTGATATAAATATGCCGCTTCTCGATGGCTTGACGATGACGAAAAGAATACGTTCCAATCCAAAATGGAAGAACATTCCTATTATATCGATTTCATCTATGGCGTTTAAGCATGAAATCAGATCGATGGTACTTGCCGGTATGAATGCGACTATTTCCAAACCAATTACAGCACAGGAGGTGTATCGGGCGTTAGACAGGTTTCTGAAGGTTACTCCTGCCATGCAGGAGAGAAGTTTGAAAAAAGAGAAAAAGCAGAGTGTCTATACCGGGTACAACCGTAATGTTTTGGATGTGCAGAAAGGCCTGGAGGAGGTAGGAGAGAAACAGCAGTATATGGAGATACTACTTGAAACTATGGAAACCCTGAAGGGAAGTACAAAGCAAATGTCAAAAATGATCTACGATGATGAATATCATGCGCTGAAATCATATGTCAGAACACTGAGCACTTTGTATAAAAATATTCATGCAAACGAAATGGTAAAGATGTTGGATGAGTTGACACAGTATTTTTCAGAAAGTAAAAAAATCTACCTGATGGAGTACGCAGCGCTTTATCAGAAAAACTGGATGAACCTGCAAAAAGAGGTTAATCGATTTGTCGTATTTGTCACCAAAGAGGATAAGTAG
- a CDS encoding MFS transporter produces the protein MAGFKALKGQGHFPTLFMAFLYFDMSFMVWTMLGPLSTEIAEALAMHGEIITAGQKATLLSLPILSGAILRIVLGFGVDKLGAKMTALIAQAIVIASLLLAYFKGGDITYDQLLIVALGLGFAGASFAVALPQAGQWYPPKLQGVVLGIAGAGNIGVVLDFLFAPKIAELWGWESVFGVGAIMAIAVFIAYLFLAKNAPESVYKARPKKVSDYLKLLRDKDTWWFNLFYAISFGGFVGFAGYMKVYLMNTYQADMSAFGLNVLDEPNVKVIAGYFGALTIFAGAVLRPVGGNIADKIGGVKALYFFYGAVAVLAAMLALIDLPFFAAIAVLFFIMANLGMANGAVFQLVPQRFGKDIGIMTGIVGCAGGLGGTALIKTLGWSKGAFDGYMAGFLIFAAVVLVAIAGLSFVKTRWRTTWGANAGGMI, from the coding sequence ATGGCTGGATTTAAAGCACTGAAAGGACAGGGTCACTTTCCGACTCTGTTCATGGCTTTTTTATATTTTGATATGAGTTTCATGGTCTGGACGATGCTCGGACCACTTTCAACGGAGATCGCGGAAGCCCTTGCGATGCATGGTGAGATCATTACAGCAGGACAGAAGGCGACACTGCTTTCACTTCCTATCCTCTCAGGGGCGATCCTGCGTATCGTACTTGGTTTCGGGGTCGATAAACTTGGAGCAAAAATGACCGCCCTGATCGCCCAGGCGATCGTTATCGCTTCTTTGCTGCTTGCCTATTTTAAAGGCGGTGATATTACATACGACCAGCTTCTGATCGTTGCGCTTGGACTGGGTTTTGCAGGGGCTTCATTTGCCGTGGCGCTTCCGCAGGCAGGACAGTGGTATCCGCCAAAGCTTCAGGGTGTGGTTCTGGGTATTGCCGGTGCGGGTAACATCGGTGTGGTACTTGACTTCCTCTTCGCTCCGAAGATCGCAGAACTTTGGGGATGGGAATCAGTGTTCGGTGTCGGTGCGATAATGGCTATTGCAGTATTTATTGCCTACCTGTTCCTGGCAAAAAATGCTCCTGAGTCTGTCTATAAGGCAAGACCGAAAAAGGTTTCCGATTACCTCAAACTGCTTCGTGATAAAGATACATGGTGGTTCAACCTTTTCTATGCCATCTCTTTTGGTGGTTTCGTAGGGTTTGCGGGATATATGAAAGTGTACTTGATGAACACTTATCAGGCAGATATGAGTGCTTTCGGGCTTAATGTGCTCGATGAGCCGAACGTCAAGGTTATCGCCGGTTATTTCGGTGCCCTTACCATCTTTGCCGGTGCGGTACTCAGACCTGTCGGCGGGAATATCGCAGACAAGATCGGTGGTGTGAAAGCACTTTATTTCTTTTACGGTGCGGTTGCGGTGCTGGCTGCTATGCTTGCATTGATCGATCTGCCGTTCTTTGCAGCGATCGCCGTGCTTTTCTTCATCATGGCAAACCTTGGTATGGCAAACGGCGCGGTCTTCCAGCTCGTACCGCAGCGTTTCGGCAAAGATATCGGTATTATGACCGGTATCGTCGGATGTGCCGGAGGTCTTGGGGGTACGGCGCTCATAAAAACGCTTGGTTGGTCCAAAGGTGCCTTTGACGGCTATATGGCAGGATTTCTCATCTTTGCAGCTGTCGTACTTGTGGCCATTGCCGGACTTAGCTTCGTAAAAACAAGATGGAGAACGACCTGGGGAGCAAATGCAGGTGGAATGATATAA
- a CDS encoding REP-associated tyrosine transposase — protein sequence MGRGRYKIYEPTHPHFMTCTVLHWIPLFTRKESVEILLESFRYLQEHDQLNIYAYVILENHLHLVAQSDDIAQSMTKFKRYTARGVLKLLQKNNVITILDQLAFYKKAHKSDREYQVWQEGLQPKLIQSDAMMKVKINYIHQNPVKRGYVDEPSHWRYSSARDYEGQSGLLEIERFW from the coding sequence ATGGGAAGAGGTCGATATAAAATCTATGAACCGACACATCCTCACTTTATGACCTGTACGGTACTACACTGGATACCACTTTTTACCCGCAAAGAGAGTGTTGAGATTTTACTTGAGAGTTTCCGTTATCTGCAAGAACACGATCAACTCAACATCTATGCCTATGTCATACTGGAAAATCATCTTCACCTGGTTGCACAGAGTGATGATATCGCTCAGAGCATGACAAAATTCAAGCGGTACACAGCAAGAGGAGTGCTAAAGTTACTTCAAAAAAACAATGTGATAACCATTCTTGATCAGCTGGCATTTTATAAGAAAGCACACAAGTCTGATAGAGAGTACCAGGTATGGCAGGAGGGACTGCAGCCAAAACTTATCCAATCAGATGCAATGATGAAAGTCAAGATCAACTACATTCACCAAAATCCTGTAAAACGGGGCTATGTGGATGAGCCATCCCATTGGCGGTATTCGAGTGCGAGGGATTATGAAGGGCAGAGTGGACTTTTGGAGATTGAGCGCTTTTGGTAG